Below is a genomic region from Brassica oleracea var. oleracea cultivar TO1000 chromosome C9, BOL, whole genome shotgun sequence.
AGAAACCGAGCTACCAAGGATTCAGGAGAAGATATAATTTTCCAAGCTTGTTTAGCTAGAAGCGCCTGGTTAAAAGCTTCTAGATCACGAAAGCCCAAGTCGCCATACTCCTTAGACAAACAAAGCTTATCCCATGCTAACCAGTGAGTTTTCCTCAGGTGAGAATCCGCTCTCCACCAAAAATCTGCCATTGCACTAGAGCGCTTCGAGCACACCTTCTTCGGAAGTTTAAAAACGGACATAGCAAACATCGGAAGCGCTGAAGCCGTGGATTTTAATAATATATCTTTTCCACCTTGAGAAAGCTTACGCATATACCAAGAGTTCAGCCTGCCATTAGTTCTTTCTTTAAGATATCCCAATAATTCCACCTTAGAACCACTAAAGCACTCCGGAAGCCCTAAACATTTACTTGTCCCTCCCTCATTCATAATACCTAAAACCTCCTGAATCAAAGCCTTCGATCCAATATCAATATCTCTACCAAAAGAGATTGCAGACTTTTGAACATTGATGGTTTGACCAGTAGCATTACCATAAATGTCCAGAATCCTCTTAAGCATGCGAGCTTGAGACACAGCAGCTTTACACATGAACAAACTGTCATCTGCAAACAAGAGATGATGAATAGAAGGACCATGTTCCGAGAACTGCAAACCTTGCAAGATCCCATCCCTTTCAGCTCTGTTCAATAGATGAGTGAGGCCTTCAGTACATAATACAAACAGAAACGGAGACAAGGGATCCCCTTGGCGAATTCCACGTTGTGGCTTGATCATACCGAAAGGTTGATCATTCATTAACACAGTATAGGAGACAGATGAAACACACGCCATAGTCTAATCCACCCAAAGACGATCAAAACCTAAAGCTTCCAGAAGATGTCTTAGATAGCTCCACTCAACCTTGTCAAACGCCTTAGACATATCTGTTTTGACCACCATCAATTCTTTCGACATCAGCGGGTGAGCTTTCAAAGCATGAACCGCCTCATGCGCGATCATAATATTATCAAAGATCAAAGATGATTCTATCCTCCACAAACGCAGATTGATTAACAGAAACGATCTGAGAGAGGAACGGCTGAAGCCTTGTTACTAAAACCTTTGAAATCACCTTATACAGAACCGAACAGAGACTGATCGGCCTAAGATCAGACATAATCTCAGGGTCCTGCGTCTTGGGAAGAAGGCAGAAGTAAATGAAATTCCAATCATTTGGCATGACTCTGGTTGCAAAGAAACCTTGAACTTCAGCAATGACTTTCGGGCCTGTGGTATCCCAAAACTGCTGGAAAAAAGGCATGTCATGCCATCAGGACCAGGGGCACTAGACGTTTTACTACTGAAGGCTGCATCTTTAATCTCCTCAGCTAAAACCTCCTTAGTTAAAAGCCTATTCATATCCTCTGTAACTCGTGGAGCCATATCACAAAAGAGCGGTTGAAAACTTGGAGGATTTGAGGACTTAAATAACTGCTCAAAATAATCCACAGCAACTTGAGCTTTAGCTGCTTCAGACCATTGATCCACCAGATTCGCATTTTTGAGCCTGATAATTTTCAACTTAGAACGATTGTCTTTAACCGCAGCATGGAAAATTTTAGAATTTCTATCCCCATATCTGAACCATCTTTCCCTGCTCCTTTGCTTCCAAAACATTTATTCATCTCTATAAGCCTTGCTCAGCTCTTTCTTCATAACTCTGATCGCATGCCAGCAAGGGAAGTTTTTAGACTGAAACCATTCCAAGAGCTTTTCCAGTAAATGAATTCTATCTTTGGCATTAAACCTTCTACACTTCTTCCATTTACTTATCGCGCCTCTGCAATCTCTCAGTCTTTTTGCAACACACTGATTCTTCCCATTGCTCTGATCTCCATTCCAAGCATCTATTATTTCTTTCTTAACTCTTGGATGGAAATGAAACCGTTTATCAAAATGAAATAGACCATCATGACCAGATTGTGCATCTTGGAGTTTCATCAACACAGACCTATGATCTGATCCCCTTTTGTCCAAAAACCTTTGATTTGAACTTGGAAAATGATTCAACCAACTCTTGTTCCCAAAGCACCGGTCAAGACAACATTGAATCCACTTTCTCCATCTCATCCCAGCCCAAGTAAACCTATTACCCGACGCTTCCAACTCTTCCATCTCACAAACACTTAGCATATCCAGAAAAGGTGTGAAAGATTCTTCAGACCTTAAAGGACCACCAGACTTTTCATCATTACACAACACTTCATTGAAATCACCTATCATACACCACATCTCCTTCCTATTTACACCGATCCTACTCAATCTTTCCCAAACCACCTCCTTGCCATACGAACCAGGGACTCCATATACACAAGATAAAAAGAAACAGAACTCACCAAACTGAACATGCATATCAATGAGGTTTTGTCCGCATATTTTACATCTAGCTTGATATTGCTCTTCCAAAATACTGCCAAGCCCCCACTCAAGCCTCTTGGATCGATCGTATACACTCTATCATAACTCAACCACTCCTGAAGATCTATTAACATATTTCTACAATTCTTTGTTTCCATCAAAAACAATATCTCCGGAAAATAGGTTTGACGTATTTCCCGAAGACGTTGAATTGTCAGGTCTTGAGGCCGCCCCAAACCATGGCAATTCCAACTACAAATGCTCATTAAAGATTGAGCGATCCGTCATTTGGGATCGCCTTGAGGCATTTGTTCTTCGTTGAGACTAGAAGTTCCTCCTCTTCAGCCCCAACCTTTCTCTTTCTGCTTCCCACCACTTGATTCCCTGCAACTTTCTCATCTTTTTTTAATAAAGTATTCTTCTGAGCCAGAGACTTCCTCACATTCCTTTGCTTTTTCTGAGGGTGGTTCCTTTTGGAAAGGTTCACTCTAGTTCCAGAAGAAGCACAAGGTTCCGAGAAACCAGTACCAAAAACCGTAGAACTAGAAGAACCAGCGTGAAAGTTTCCCCCAAAGTTAGCATCATCGCTCGTCATGACAAACCCAGAAGAAGAAGGCTCGAAGGGACCTGTCCTGGAAATCATATGAATGTCAGAGAAGGGCACCATACCGCTAGCAGCTACACTCTCATCAGCATCCCAACATTCAACATAAGGAGAGTTTAATCCTTGTCTTGGATTAAATGCATTAATCGCTCCAGCCATCAACTTGTTTGGATTAACATTTAGATCCAAGTCCCCTCTTTCCTCATCTTTTTCTCCATACTCAAAAACTAGACCTTTGCCTTTATTAAGATCGAGAGAAAGCATTGGAACTGGCTCCAAACTGAGAACTGCCTTTTGAGCTATTGGATCCTGTTCCACTTCCTTTATTAACCTTTTAACTCGATCCACTTTCACGGCTCTGTCTTCTCCATCTTCAGCCAATAAGTACAGTCTCATTTCATCCAAGACTGCTTTGGCTATTTTTGGCCTTCATGTTAGAGGATTGACCCCACCTGAGATTATTCTAGCACACCAAAGAGTGGATCTTCTCTGTTCAAAGTCGGCAAGACTTTACTCAAATCCTCTACCCTCCTATCTCTTCTCAGAGTAGCTTCTTCATGTCTCTTCCTAACCTCCAAAGGACAAACACTCTTCTCATGATTCAAACGCTGACAAGTGAAGCACCGTTTATGAACCTTCTCATAGTGAAAGAGGATGGTAGCAGTTTTTCCTCCACTAAGATTAAGAACTCTAAATTTCTTCAGAGGATGAGCAACGTTTAGTAAAACCTGAACCCTCACAAACGCCTGAGTTATAGGCTTTGTAGGATCAAAAGCAACCACTTTCGTTTTTCCAACTAGATCACCCAAGGTCGATAACGCTTTCATGTTATAATAGTTAACCGGAATCTGACTGATCTGCACCCATATAGGAACAAATTGAAGATAGTCCTCCGGCAGATTCTCGACCCATCTTTCCAGTACCAAAGCCCACTCGTTATAAGTCTAAATACCCTTCTCTAAGACATCCTCAAGGTCATGCTCTGATTTGAAAATGAACTGAAACTTCTCACGAAACAAAGCTACACCCCTAACTCTTCCTTCTTTCTGCCACTTCCTTGGCATAGTTATAATAAGACCAGACATCCGCTGACACTCCGGATTGAGAGCTCTTCCCATAAGACTAAGGGTGTTTTCTTCTGTAGAACTGAACTCTGGAAGGTCCAGCATGGTCAACAGAGCCTCTTCTTCTTCGTCTAGAGAAAGAGCCATTAAAGATCTGTCCACTGCTATAGACATCTTCAGCTTACGGTTAGAAACACTTGATTTTCTGAAAACTTTATTCTTCTCACCAACCCAGAATAAGAAAAAGAAGAACAAAGTCGGTAGAAACACTTTAAAAGACTTGAGATCTGAGCACAAAATAGTAATAAAAGAAAGAAAACACTCTGATATTATTAGAAACGTGTTTGAACTTCCAACCACTCCACTTAGATAAGTTTTCTAGACACACACTCCAAGAAGCTAAGCTTAAACCCACTTGGGGTTACTTGAGAGCACTTTCTCGCTCATCTCTCTATTAATGAACCAAATTTTGACGCCCACAATTCCATTGAGGGTCCCTTAACACATGTTTTAAACAAAAGGGAAAAATAATAAAAAAGGCAAAATAAAAACAAAGAACCGCTGCTTAGCGCGGACTTTTTAGAGCTGGTAAGAAGCCCTTATGTGCCCTCTTTGTATTGGTCGATTCCTTCATCTTCTCTCCATACTCTTCGATCCCTTCCTCTGATCTCCACCGTTCCGTCTCCAATCTTCGATTTCGATTGTCAGCACCGCCGTGAGATTGCATGCACCTGAGACTTCGCTGAACTCCCCACTTCAATGATTCACTTTGTTTCTTGGTTCTTGCATCTTGCATCTTGTATAACAATCTCTAACTTAAGGGAGTCAATTCTCGTGATTCGCCTCCTCTTACTCTTTCCTCTTCTTCTTCTCTCTCAGGTACTGAAACAAAGCTCACGTGTTCCACCGTTCATTTGATTTTGCAAATTTTCTGATCTATTATTTAATGAATCTTCGTTCTCTCTGTAGGTGTTGGGAGAATCTGAATCTACCAGGTAAAGCTCCAGCAACTCCGCTTGATTTTAACTCTTGTCTTTGTATTAAGACATAACATAACTGTAAGATTTGATGCTGACTAGTAGTAAAGATAAGCCTTTCTGTAGATTATTTCCAGTTTCAGATTAACATTATAGCTCTTAAGCTTCTGTTTTGTGTAGATTTGTTCTTGTCGTTGAACTTAGATTCTAACTTTTTGTCTCTGTACAGACAAAGAACAAAACATAAACTGAAGATTTTCTGTTGATTAGTTGTAGTGATAAGCCTTGTATAGATTATTTCCAGTTTTAGATTAACTTTATAGCTCTTAAGTCTTAACCTTCTGTTTTGTACTTATTCTCTCTTGTCTTGGAACTTAGAGAAGGTAATGCTCAAGAGATACATTGTTCTCGAGAAAGAAGCCGAGCAGCTTGGCAGATTATACAAGATGTAAGTTAGAGATTTTTATGGTTACTATCTGATACACTCCTCCCGTAAGTTTAATGATTCACTTTGTTTCTTGGTTCTTGCTGTTCAGTTTGAAGCGTCTCTTGCAATTGGCTTATTCAGAATAAATATAGAGATAATAAGGCTTAGCTTGTTATTGAGCAATACATAGAGATATTATTACATGACTGGTTTGAATGTGTGTGAAGGTAAACATGACAGACTCTTAAGATCAGTGCCCATCTTTTTGGTTAGATTTGGTTTCTCTTTCTGTGTTAGATTCACATCTCTATGCCATGATCGAAAGATGCTGATCCTCTATGTCATGTTCTGTTTTTGTGTTACCTTTCATTGGTTTACATAAACATGTAACATGAGAGCCATGTTCTGTTTTTGCAGGTGGAGCGAAGACATAAACTTGTGGAGTTGGACATAAAGCTTGTGGAGCAATCAAATGTCATTGATGTGCCTGGTTTGTCTTATAGAAACATCCATTCCATTGCCTCAACTGCTATTGGAGAGATGGTAATTTCATTCACTCACTCCCCTCTTTTGTTACCTCTTCCATGTTTGTTTAAAATTTCTAATTATAAATTTGTATTTCTATTTTAATATGTTTTTATGTTATATTTGTTTAAATTTTATGAATTCCAATAATTTATAAGTTTTGTAAAATTTAAATTTAATAATTCAACTTCTAAAAAAAAAAATTTAAGAACCTCAAAAGTGTTTTCCCATTGGACCTTGACAAAACTAATTACATTAACAAAAGTTATAAACTTCATAAAATACACAATTAACAATTAAATTAATCAGACTCTAACCATTGGACATGCTCTAAGACCAGTATAAACATAGAGAAAGAAGAGATCTTTTTAACAGCAAAAGCAGTAGAGTAAAAGAGAGTGAAGATTAATCTCAATCTATATTTGATAAGGATAGAATCAAAGACAATCTCAACTTACTATCAAGCATTTGTCATTGAGTGAATTTAGCATAACTTTTCTCTCACCTCTTTTAAACTGTTGATAATTGACAAAAAAAAAAGAGAGTGAAGATGAGAAAAAGAATACAAAAACGTTGGAGACACGTTTTGTTATCATAGCTAAATGTTCACTCGCATATCTTCAAAAATCCCATTCTCTCAATCTATATCTATATTTGATAAGGATAGAATCACAGACAATCTCAACTTACTATCAAGCATTTGTCATTGAGTGAATTTAGCATAACTCTTCTCTCACCTCTTTTAAACTGTTGGTAATTGCAACTTAATAAAGAGAGAGTAATCTTCCTTATTTGTTTCCGTTTTTATTCCTCTTTTCTTGGAGTTATTACGTACGTTTGCCAAGCTTTTCTTCAAAGAAAAATATGGTTGTCAATCTATTTTTAGCAATACACCTTTTTCTTAACAAATATCAGTTTCACAATAATATCAGTTTCACAATTTGAAACTGGATGCACATGTAACTTTTTTTTGTCAAGATCCACATGTAATAATCGCTATTAATATGGTGTTATCTTTACAACTGGCTATCAATACTAATTTCAAAATCATTGAATTTCTTCTCCGTACGTATATGGAAACAATTCATTATTGATTCAATGCGTACGTTGCGATATGGATTAGGTTCTCGAGACCAGTATTGGGTTTGAAATTATTAATATCCGGGTTTAGAAAACACGTTTATATCCCTGTTTAAATTTCTGTCATGTACTAAAACAGGGTAATATATTCATTTCTAATGCAAATATTAACTACTTTCTAAATCTGGCGCGAAATTTTCATACATGCATCAAATGAAATACTATATTTTCCGAAAGAAGAAAGCAAAAAATGATAAATCTTTTGTCAAAAGAGATAAGTTTCATTTTGATTGATCATATGATCTG
It encodes:
- the LOC106316081 gene encoding uncharacterized protein LOC106316081 produces the protein MIHFVSWFLHLASCITISNLRESILVIRLLLLFPLLLLSQVLGESESTREGNAQEIHCSRERSRAAWQIIQDVERRHKLVELDIKLVEQSNVIDVPGLSYRNIHSIASTAIGEMVISFTHSPLLLPLPCLFKISNYKFVFLF
- the LOC106315081 gene encoding uncharacterized protein LOC106315081, with amino-acid sequence MSIAVDRSLMALSLDEEEEALLTMLDLPEFSSTEENTLSLMGRALNPECQRMSGLIITMPRKWQKEGRVRGVALFREKFQFIFKSEHDLEDISQIPVNYYNMKALSTLGDLVGKTKVVAFDPTKPITQAFVRVQVLLNVAHPLKKFRVLNLSGGKTATILFHYEKVHKRCFTCQRLNHEKSVCPLEVRKRHEEATLRRDRRVEDLSKVLPTLNREDPLFGVLE